Below is a genomic region from Jiangella gansuensis DSM 44835.
CTTCTCGACCGACGGGATGAACTGCCGGGGGACGGCGCCACCGACGACCCTGTCGACGAACTCGAAGCCGGAGCCTTCGGGCAGCGGTTCCACCTCGATCTCGCAGACGGCATACTGCCCGTGGCCGCCGGTCTGCTTCACGTGCCGGCCGCGGGCGGTGGCCTTGCCTGCCAGCGTCTCACGCAACGGCACCCGCAGCCCCACCTGCTCGACGTGCACGCCGTAGCGCGAGCCGAGCCGGTCCAGCAGCAGGTCCGCGTGGGCCTCGCCCATGGTCCAGAGCACCAACTGGTGGGTCTCGGGGTTGTTCTCGACCCGCAGGGTCGGGTCCTCGGCCACCAGCCGGGACAATCCCTGCGCGAGCTTGTCCTCGTCGGCCTTGGCCGCCGGCACGATGGCCACCGGCAGCAGTGGCTCGGGCATGGACCACGGCCGCATCAGCAGCGGGTTGTCCTTGTCCGAGAGGGTGTCGCCGGTCTCGGCCCGCGACAGCTTCGCGACGGCGACGAGGTCACCCGCGTGTGCCTCGCTCACCGGCCGCAGCGTCTTGCCCAGCGGGCAGGAAAGCGACCCGACGCGTTCGTCCTCGTCGTGCTCCTCGTGGCCGCGGTCGGCCAGGAAATGGCCGGACACGTGCACGGTGGCGTCCGGGCGCAGCGTTCCGGAGAACATCCGCACCAGACTGACCCGGCCGACATAAGGATCAGACGTCGTCTTGACCACCTCGGCCAGCAGCGGCCCGGCCGGGTCGGCGCCGATCTCGCGCCCCAGCGGGGCACCATCGACCGTCGTCACCTCGGGCAACGGATGCTCGGCGGGGGACGGGAACGCGCCGGACATGACCTCCAGCAGTTCCTGGGTGCCCAGGCCGGTGGCCGCGCAGACGGGGATGACGGGGTGGAACGATCCGCGCGCGACCGCCCGTTCGAGGTCGTCGACCAGCACCTTCATCTCGATGACCTCGCCGGCGAGGTAGCGGTCCATGAGCGATTCGTCCTCGGACTCCTCGATGATCCCCTCGATCAGCTCACCGCGGGCGTCCTCGAGCGGGCCGGCTTCGTCGCCGGACGGGTCGCGCTCGGACCGAACGCCGTCGGCGTAGGTGAACACCCGGCCACTGAGCAGGCCGATCAGGCCGTCGGAGCCGGTCGGCAGATAGAGCGGCAGCACCTTCTCGCCGAATCCGTCGCGGCAGGCGGCGAGGGTCGCGGCGTAGTCGGCACGCGGGTGGTCGAGCTTCGTCAGGACAACGGCGCGCGGCATCCCGACCGCGTCGCATTCCGCCCACAGCATCCGGGTGGTGCCGTCGATCGGCTCGGCCGCGGAGACCACGAACAGCGCGCAGTCCGCCGCGCGCAGCCCGGCCCGCAGGTCACCGACGAAGTCCGCGTAGCCGGGCGTGTCCAATAGGTTGATCTTGACCTGCTGGTGCATCAGCGGCGCCAGCGCCAGCCCCACCGAGCGCTGCTGGCGGATCTCGGTGTCGTCGTGGTCGCACACCGTGGTGCCGTCCTCGACGCGTCCGGGCCGGTGGATCGTCCCGGATGCGACGAGGAGGGCCTCGACGAGTGTGGTCTTGCCAGCACCGGTGTGGCCGACGAGGACGACGTTGCGCACGTCCACCCCGCCGGCCGGTGGTGTGCCGCCGGCCTCGGTGGCGTCTACTGCCTGGTGTCGTGTCGCCATGCGCCAGCCTCCTGCCTCGCAGGGCGACGCCGCCGGCGGTTCGAGCGCCTCGTTGCGCCGCCGCTTTCGGGTTGGGAACACGATGTGGTGATGGCCACTTTGGTGCGCGAAGCGTGGATGCGCAAGGCCCTCGGCACCAACATCAGTAGCATGGCGGCGCCGGGTGCTGTTCGTACAGCCAACCGGTCGCGGACACCTCGGAGCCGAACGGACGGGCGATGCTCGACAAGTACACGCGGGTTTACACCACTCGCATCCTCACACCGGCCGCGCGCGGCCTGTTGCGGCTGGGCCTCACCCCGGACGCGGTGACGGTGATCGGCACGCTCGGCGTGGTCGCCGGCGCAGTCGCGTTCTACCCGCGCGGCGAGTTCCTGTGGGGGACGCTGTTCATCACCGCGTTCGTCTTCTTCGACAACATCGACGGCATCATGGCCCGGTTGAAGGGGCGCAAGAGCGGCTGGGGCGCGTTCCTCGACTCCACCCTCGACCGATTCGGCGACGCCGCCATCTTCGGCGGCCTGGCCATGTGGTTCGCCGGCGACGGCGACAGCCTGCGAATGACCGCGCTGCTGATCACGTGCCTCACCCTCGGGGCCGTCGTCTCCTACGCCAAGGCGCGCGCCGAGAGCCTCGGCTACACGGCCGGCGGCGGCATCGCCGAGCGGGCCGACCGGCTGGTCGCCATCCTCGTCGTCACCGGCCTGGTCGGCCTGCTCGACCTGCCCGTCGCCGTGCTCGAGGTCCTACTCTGGCTGTTGGCGGCAGCGAGCGCGTGGACGGTGTGGCACCGCGTTCGCGAGGTCAGGCGGCAGGCGGCACGGGAGTGAGCGCATTCAGCGAGCAGCGGCAGCTGTGGCTGTACAGCACCGGCTGGACGGCCGTGCAGAACATGCCGGAGCGCGCGGCCTACCGCTCCTTCCGCGCCATCGCCGACCTGTCCTGGCGCCGGCGCAGCCCGTCGGTGCGGCGGCTCGAACTGAACCTGGCCCGGGTGGGCAAGTACGAGCCAGAGGAACTGCGCGAACTGACCCGGCTCGGCGCCCGCTCCTACATGCGGTACTGGTGCGACGCCTTCCGGATGTCGGAATGGAGCCACGAGCGCATCATCGAGCGGGTCCGCGTCGTCAACGAGGACCGCTTCCGGTCGGCCATGGCCTCCGGTCGGGGCGTCGTCGTGGCGCTACCGCACATGGGCAACTGGGACTGGGCCGGCGCCTGGGCCTGCCTCACCGGTGCGCCGCTCGCCACCGTCGCCGAGCGGCTGCGGCCGGAGAAGCTCTACGAGCGGTTCGTCACCTACCGCGAGGCCCTGGGCATGACCGTGCACCCCCTTGGCGGCAACGGCGTCATGTCGGACCTGGCCGAACACCTGCGCCGGGGCGGGCTGGTGTGCCTGCCGGCCGAACGCGACCTGTCCCGCCGCGGCGTGCCGGTCACGCTCTTCGGCGAGCCGACCCGGATGCCGGCCGGCAGCGCCATGCTCGCGCTGCGCACCGGCGCCGCGCTGCTCCCGGCCACGCTGGCGTACGAGGGCCGCGAGCCCGACCACTCCTTGGCCGTCACGTTCCACGAGGAGATCGAGGTGCCGGAAGAACGCGGTGACCGCCTGGCCACGATGACCCAGCGCATCGCCGACGCGTTCGAGACGGGCATCGCCCGCAACCCCGAGGACTGGCACATGACCCAGCGCATGTTCCTCGCCGACCTCGACGCCGACGACCCGCGCCGAGCACAGCCGGTGCTGCCATGAAGGTCGGCATCGCCTGCCCGTACTCCTGGGACGTCCCCGGCGGCGTCCAGGTGCACATCCGCGACTTCACGGAGGAGCTGACCCGGCGCGGGCACACCGTCTCCGTGCTGGCACCCGGCGACGACGATGACGACCTGCCGCCGTACG
It encodes:
- a CDS encoding phosphatidylinositol mannoside acyltransferase encodes the protein MSAFSEQRQLWLYSTGWTAVQNMPERAAYRSFRAIADLSWRRRSPSVRRLELNLARVGKYEPEELRELTRLGARSYMRYWCDAFRMSEWSHERIIERVRVVNEDRFRSAMASGRGVVVALPHMGNWDWAGAWACLTGAPLATVAERLRPEKLYERFVTYREALGMTVHPLGGNGVMSDLAEHLRRGGLVCLPAERDLSRRGVPVTLFGEPTRMPAGSAMLALRTGAALLPATLAYEGREPDHSLAVTFHEEIEVPEERGDRLATMTQRIADAFETGIARNPEDWHMTQRMFLADLDADDPRRAQPVLP
- a CDS encoding elongation factor G-like protein EF-G2 produces the protein MATRHQAVDATEAGGTPPAGGVDVRNVVLVGHTGAGKTTLVEALLVASGTIHRPGRVEDGTTVCDHDDTEIRQQRSVGLALAPLMHQQVKINLLDTPGYADFVGDLRAGLRAADCALFVVSAAEPIDGTTRMLWAECDAVGMPRAVVLTKLDHPRADYAATLAACRDGFGEKVLPLYLPTGSDGLIGLLSGRVFTYADGVRSERDPSGDEAGPLEDARGELIEGIIEESEDESLMDRYLAGEVIEMKVLVDDLERAVARGSFHPVIPVCAATGLGTQELLEVMSGAFPSPAEHPLPEVTTVDGAPLGREIGADPAGPLLAEVVKTTSDPYVGRVSLVRMFSGTLRPDATVHVSGHFLADRGHEEHDEDERVGSLSCPLGKTLRPVSEAHAGDLVAVAKLSRAETGDTLSDKDNPLLMRPWSMPEPLLPVAIVPAAKADEDKLAQGLSRLVAEDPTLRVENNPETHQLVLWTMGEAHADLLLDRLGSRYGVHVEQVGLRVPLRETLAGKATARGRHVKQTGGHGQYAVCEIEVEPLPEGSGFEFVDRVVGGAVPRQFIPSVEKGVRAQMERGTTAAAYPMVDIKVTLFDGKAHSVDSSDMAFQTAGGLALKEAAAAAGVNLLEPVDEISVMVPDDYVGAVMGDLAGRRGRVLGTEAVGQGRTVVRAEVPQTEIVRYAIDLRAMSHGTGTFTRTYARYDPMPHNLAAKILSAAKD
- the pgsA gene encoding phosphatidylinositol phosphate synthase gives rise to the protein MLDKYTRVYTTRILTPAARGLLRLGLTPDAVTVIGTLGVVAGAVAFYPRGEFLWGTLFITAFVFFDNIDGIMARLKGRKSGWGAFLDSTLDRFGDAAIFGGLAMWFAGDGDSLRMTALLITCLTLGAVVSYAKARAESLGYTAGGGIAERADRLVAILVVTGLVGLLDLPVAVLEVLLWLLAAASAWTVWHRVREVRRQAARE